A region of Kribbella sp. NBC_01245 DNA encodes the following proteins:
- a CDS encoding glyoxalase superfamily protein, giving the protein MDWKLELVIIPVTDVDRAKKFYTEQLGFHVDVDHRAGDAFRVVQLTPPGSECSITIGVGVTKAMPGSYQGTHLVVNDIEAARAELVERGVAVSEPFHFTAEGQQPGLEPNRVKYGTFLSFEDPDGNGWTVQEVPDANPDRP; this is encoded by the coding sequence ATGGACTGGAAGCTCGAACTCGTCATCATCCCGGTAACGGATGTGGACCGGGCGAAGAAGTTCTACACCGAACAACTCGGCTTCCACGTGGATGTCGATCATCGGGCGGGTGACGCCTTCCGGGTGGTGCAGTTGACGCCGCCGGGGTCGGAGTGCTCGATCACGATCGGCGTCGGCGTGACCAAGGCGATGCCCGGGTCGTACCAGGGCACGCATCTGGTGGTGAACGACATCGAGGCCGCGCGGGCTGAGCTGGTCGAGCGGGGTGTCGCCGTCAGCGAGCCGTTCCACTTCACCGCCGAGGGGCAGCAGCCGGGGCTGGAACCGAACCGGGTCAAGTACGGAACGTTCTTGTCGTTCGAGGACCCGGACGGCAACGGGTGGACGGTTCAGGAGGTCCCGGACGCCAACCCCGACCGGCCGTGA
- a CDS encoding family 43 glycosylhydrolase, translated as MSRFRRLAAALTVLLLATPATSNAVPMPDSTEAVVHNFRNPLNPSADPSVMYHQGSYYVATTRGDRIGIWRSPSLATLLNAPEEVVWRDSDPSRNTQMWAPAFRHVGSRWYIYYTASDGVDANHRMYVLESAGDDPMGPYSFKAKIADFGEYAIDGEPITHNGQTYFVWTGPGRGQGGPAQLYIARMSNAWTTTGSRVAIPASGGCTEVREGPTPLYRNGRTFLTYSTCDTGKPDYQLWMKSIANGADPMVAANWTQHAGPVFSRNDATGVWGPGHHSFFKSPDGTEDWIAYHGKNTSAYTYAFRTTRAQRFTWNADGTPNFGRPLAAGATQNLPAGDPGAATRWINDTDIGTGPWQVEYAGAWSSGSGCGVQCFWGNDHWSGVTNATATIRFDGTQVGLLSVRDRGNGIAAISIDGGPEQRVDFHSDIRVGEELNYLSPVLPPGPHTLRIRVTGERNPNSSATVISMDRVEVWGAGS; from the coding sequence ATGTCCCGATTCCGTCGGCTGGCCGCAGCGCTGACAGTGCTGCTCCTGGCCACGCCCGCCACCAGTAACGCCGTACCCATGCCAGATTCGACCGAGGCCGTCGTGCACAACTTCCGCAATCCGCTGAACCCCAGCGCGGATCCGTCGGTCATGTACCACCAGGGCAGCTACTACGTCGCCACGACGCGGGGAGACCGCATCGGCATCTGGCGTTCGCCCAGCCTCGCAACGCTGCTCAACGCGCCAGAAGAGGTTGTGTGGCGCGACAGCGACCCGAGCCGCAATACGCAGATGTGGGCGCCGGCGTTCCGCCACGTCGGCTCACGTTGGTACATCTACTACACCGCCTCAGACGGCGTCGACGCGAACCACAGGATGTACGTGCTGGAGTCTGCCGGGGACGACCCGATGGGCCCGTACTCGTTCAAGGCCAAGATCGCCGACTTCGGGGAGTACGCGATCGACGGCGAGCCCATCACGCACAACGGCCAGACGTACTTCGTGTGGACAGGGCCCGGCCGTGGCCAGGGTGGACCGGCACAGCTCTACATAGCCCGGATGAGTAACGCCTGGACGACTACCGGCTCGCGAGTGGCCATACCGGCCAGTGGCGGCTGTACCGAGGTACGCGAGGGCCCGACGCCTCTGTACCGCAATGGCCGGACGTTCCTGACGTACTCGACTTGCGACACCGGCAAGCCCGACTACCAGTTGTGGATGAAGAGCATCGCGAACGGCGCGGACCCGATGGTCGCGGCCAACTGGACGCAGCACGCCGGACCGGTGTTCTCCCGCAACGACGCGACGGGCGTGTGGGGACCCGGGCACCACTCGTTCTTCAAGTCGCCGGACGGCACCGAGGACTGGATCGCGTACCACGGCAAGAACACCAGCGCCTACACGTACGCCTTCCGCACCACCCGAGCCCAGCGCTTCACCTGGAACGCGGACGGCACGCCGAACTTCGGCCGTCCCCTCGCCGCGGGCGCCACGCAGAACCTGCCCGCGGGTGATCCCGGCGCCGCGACGCGCTGGATCAACGACACCGATATCGGCACGGGCCCGTGGCAGGTGGAGTACGCCGGTGCGTGGTCGTCCGGTTCGGGCTGTGGCGTCCAGTGTTTCTGGGGTAACGACCACTGGAGTGGCGTGACCAACGCGACCGCGACGATCCGGTTCGACGGCACCCAGGTCGGCCTGCTCAGCGTCCGCGATCGCGGTAACGGCATCGCCGCCATCTCGATCGACGGTGGTCCCGAACAGCGGGTCGACTTCCACAGCGACATCCGGGTCGGCGAGGAGCTCAACTACCTCAGCCCGGTACTGCCGCCGGGGCCGCACACGCTCCGGATCCGCGTCACCGGCGAGCGCAATCCGAACTCCAGTGCCACCGTGATCAGCATGGACCGGGTCGAGGTCTGGGGCGCTGGTTCCTGA
- a CDS encoding discoidin domain-containing protein, with translation MLPIPTALLLASAFVVAPGGDNAQAAAQACGTTNIAQNKPATSSSVENGGTPATAAVDGNPGTRWASAFADPQWLQIDLGSTQSICQVALTWETAYGRAFELQVSDNGTSWSPIYSTTTGTGGTQALDVTGSGRYLRIHGTQRATGWGYSLWEVAVRTTDGGTGPVVPPTDPRNPDFGPNVFVFGPSTPQAELQNRLNVIAAQQHTNQFGPERYATLFKPGTYNADVNLGFFTQVAGLGLSPDDVNLNGHVRVEADWLQQGDDPNNLGNATQNFWRSAENLAVTTPPGQIERWAVSQAAPYRRMHLKGAPEIQLWNGGDGWASGGLFADTKIDGRVVSGSQQQWFSRNSEFGSWAGSVWNMVFLGVNGAPPPHFPNPSHTVVGQTPVVREKPFLYIDNAGSYSVFVPALRQNTSGTSWANGPAAGTSISLSDFYVVKPGAAVTTINAALEQGKHLLFTPGIYHLDDTIRVTRANTVVLGLGLATLQPDTGKAALTVADVDGVKLAGFLVDAGPVNSPVLIEVGPAGSTASHAANPTSLHDVFVRIGGGPQVGKASVSLRVNSNNVIGDHLWLWRADHGNAVGWDVNTAANGLVVNGNDVTMYGLFVEHYQQYETLWNGNGGRTYFYQNEMPYDVPEQAGWSSGPGTLGWAAYKVADNVTTHQAWGVGVYSFFQTNPSIVASRAFEVPDRPGVRFTNLVTVSLGGVGTINRIINNTGGTSNTANQVNYLPSYP, from the coding sequence TTGCTCCCGATACCAACGGCCCTGCTACTCGCGTCCGCCTTCGTTGTCGCTCCTGGCGGCGATAACGCCCAAGCGGCCGCACAGGCCTGTGGAACCACGAACATCGCGCAGAACAAACCAGCGACCTCCTCATCCGTCGAGAACGGCGGTACGCCGGCCACGGCCGCAGTGGACGGTAATCCCGGCACTAGATGGGCAAGCGCCTTCGCCGACCCGCAGTGGCTCCAGATCGATCTAGGTTCTACCCAGTCCATCTGCCAGGTAGCGCTCACCTGGGAGACGGCGTACGGCCGGGCGTTTGAGCTACAGGTCTCGGACAACGGCACAAGCTGGAGCCCGATCTACTCGACTACAACCGGCACTGGCGGCACACAGGCGCTGGACGTCACCGGCAGCGGCCGCTACCTGCGGATCCACGGCACGCAACGTGCTACCGGCTGGGGCTACTCACTCTGGGAGGTCGCCGTGCGTACGACCGACGGCGGGACCGGGCCAGTCGTACCGCCGACAGACCCGCGCAACCCGGACTTCGGGCCGAACGTCTTCGTGTTCGGCCCGAGTACGCCGCAGGCCGAGCTGCAGAACCGGCTGAACGTCATCGCGGCCCAGCAGCACACCAACCAGTTCGGGCCCGAGCGCTACGCCACCCTCTTCAAGCCCGGCACGTACAACGCGGACGTGAACCTCGGCTTCTTCACCCAGGTCGCCGGCCTCGGTCTCTCCCCGGACGACGTCAACCTCAACGGCCATGTGCGGGTAGAGGCCGACTGGCTGCAGCAAGGCGACGACCCGAACAACCTCGGCAATGCCACCCAGAACTTCTGGCGTTCGGCGGAGAACCTGGCGGTGACCACACCACCCGGACAGATCGAGCGATGGGCCGTCTCCCAGGCCGCGCCGTACCGTCGCATGCACCTGAAGGGCGCGCCGGAGATCCAGCTCTGGAACGGTGGTGACGGCTGGGCCAGTGGCGGTCTCTTCGCGGACACCAAGATCGACGGCCGGGTCGTCTCCGGCTCGCAGCAGCAGTGGTTCTCGCGGAACTCGGAGTTCGGCAGCTGGGCCGGATCCGTTTGGAACATGGTGTTCCTCGGGGTGAACGGCGCACCGCCGCCACACTTCCCGAACCCCTCCCACACGGTTGTCGGTCAGACGCCTGTCGTCAGGGAGAAGCCGTTCCTCTACATCGACAACGCCGGCAGCTATAGCGTTTTCGTGCCCGCATTGCGGCAGAACACCTCAGGGACGAGCTGGGCGAACGGGCCCGCTGCAGGTACGTCGATCTCGCTGAGCGACTTCTACGTGGTCAAGCCCGGTGCCGCGGTCACGACGATCAATGCCGCGCTAGAGCAGGGGAAACACCTTCTGTTCACTCCTGGCATCTACCACCTCGACGACACGATTCGAGTGACTCGCGCCAACACTGTCGTACTGGGCCTCGGTCTGGCCACACTGCAGCCTGACACCGGCAAGGCGGCTCTGACGGTCGCAGACGTCGACGGGGTCAAGCTGGCCGGATTCCTGGTCGACGCCGGGCCGGTCAACTCGCCCGTACTGATCGAGGTCGGGCCGGCCGGTTCCACCGCGAGCCACGCGGCCAACCCGACTTCACTGCATGACGTCTTCGTCCGGATCGGCGGTGGACCGCAGGTCGGCAAGGCGAGCGTGAGCCTGCGGGTGAACAGCAACAACGTCATCGGCGACCACCTCTGGCTGTGGCGGGCCGACCACGGCAACGCCGTCGGCTGGGACGTGAACACCGCGGCCAACGGACTTGTTGTCAACGGCAACGACGTGACCATGTACGGGTTGTTCGTCGAGCACTACCAGCAGTACGAGACGCTCTGGAACGGCAATGGCGGCCGGACGTACTTCTACCAGAACGAGATGCCGTACGACGTTCCGGAGCAGGCGGGGTGGAGTAGCGGCCCGGGCACTCTCGGCTGGGCGGCGTACAAGGTGGCGGACAACGTGACCACGCATCAGGCCTGGGGCGTTGGCGTCTACTCGTTCTTCCAGACGAATCCGTCGATCGTCGCCAGCCGGGCCTTCGAGGTACCCGACCGGCCAGGCGTGCGCTTCACCAATCTGGTCACGGTCTCACTCGGCGGCGTCGGCACGATCAACCGGATCATCAACAACACCGGCGGCACTTCGAACACCGCGAACCAGGTGAACTACCTGCCTAGCTATCCCTAG
- a CDS encoding RNA polymerase subunit sigma-70 — protein sequence MNTSVEGAIEAAAFAGDEAAFADLAGRYRRELHVHCYRMLASFDDAEDAVQETLLRAWRGREGYDGRTFFRAWLYRIATNVCLDVSRRHARRQAASAVEAIWLQPYPDRLLDEIAPPADQPDAVVVDRETIELAFLVALQSLPPRQRAALIARDVLGWPAGETAALLETSVAAANSALQRARTTMQQRLPARRTDWNAPRPTAEERELLDRFIDAHERCDAAAAIAIAAEDIRISMPPNQQIFEGLEAMRPLLERGFGPDRDGDWRLVPTSANRLPAAASYLCRPGDTVFRAFKLDVLRISNGAISEITTFGYSRFPAFGLPPTL from the coding sequence GTGAACACGTCGGTCGAAGGCGCGATCGAGGCGGCGGCGTTCGCGGGCGATGAGGCCGCGTTCGCCGACCTCGCCGGCCGGTATCGGCGCGAACTGCACGTGCACTGTTACCGGATGCTGGCGTCCTTCGACGATGCCGAGGACGCCGTGCAGGAGACGCTGCTGCGGGCCTGGCGCGGCCGCGAGGGGTACGACGGACGGACGTTCTTCCGCGCCTGGCTCTATCGCATCGCGACCAACGTGTGCCTGGACGTGTCCCGGCGGCACGCCAGGCGGCAGGCCGCCTCGGCCGTGGAGGCGATCTGGCTGCAGCCGTACCCGGACCGGCTGCTGGACGAGATCGCGCCACCCGCCGATCAGCCGGACGCGGTGGTGGTTGATCGGGAGACGATCGAGCTGGCCTTTCTGGTCGCGCTGCAGTCGTTGCCGCCCCGGCAGCGGGCCGCGTTGATCGCCCGGGACGTGCTCGGCTGGCCGGCCGGGGAGACCGCGGCGCTGCTCGAGACCAGTGTCGCGGCGGCGAACAGCGCGTTGCAGCGAGCCCGTACGACGATGCAGCAGCGCCTGCCGGCCCGTCGTACGGACTGGAATGCGCCGCGGCCGACCGCCGAGGAGCGAGAGCTGCTGGATCGATTCATCGACGCGCATGAGCGGTGCGATGCGGCGGCAGCGATCGCGATCGCAGCCGAGGACATCCGGATCTCCATGCCGCCGAATCAGCAGATCTTCGAGGGGCTCGAGGCGATGCGCCCACTGCTGGAGCGGGGTTTCGGGCCGGACCGGGACGGCGACTGGCGACTGGTGCCGACGTCGGCCAACCGGCTGCCGGCCGCGGCGAGCTATTTGTGCCGACCGGGAGACACGGTGTTCCGGGCGTTCAAGCTCGACGTCCTGCGGATCAGCAACGGCGCCATCAGCGAGATCACCACCTTCGGCTACTCGCGCTTCCCAGCATTCGGACTGCCGCCGACGCTTTGA
- a CDS encoding excalibur calcium-binding domain-containing protein codes for MAALVLMGGCTAVVGGAGGTTGGKAAPAPTVTVERTVPARVVEAVPTSTVTVTAEPQPAPTVTVSLPRATVTVTAPLVRKTTTRPETTEPTTEPESAYYANCSEARAAGVAPLYTGEPGYSRKLDRDGDGVACE; via the coding sequence GTGGCCGCCTTGGTGCTGATGGGCGGCTGTACGGCGGTCGTCGGTGGCGCGGGCGGTACGACGGGAGGCAAGGCCGCTCCTGCACCGACGGTGACAGTCGAACGGACCGTGCCGGCTCGAGTTGTCGAGGCGGTGCCGACGTCGACGGTGACCGTGACGGCGGAGCCTCAGCCTGCTCCCACCGTGACCGTCAGCCTGCCACGCGCGACGGTGACGGTGACCGCGCCATTGGTGCGCAAAACGACTACCCGGCCGGAGACGACCGAGCCGACTACTGAGCCTGAATCGGCTTATTACGCGAACTGTTCGGAGGCGCGAGCGGCTGGGGTGGCGCCGCTTTATACCGGAGAGCCGGGCTATAGCCGCAAGCTCGATCGGGATGGTGATGGCGTGGCCTGTGAGTAG
- a CDS encoding glycoside hydrolase family 1 protein encodes MVARVVGCLVLIAALLLGSSAPAAAGPPPLSADFLWGVASSGFQSEGAGPDSNWRRYAAGKEPYRNGVDFRHRYGEDITRAAEMGLKVFRFSIEWARVQPTPTSWDATELAYYDDVVRRIQAAGMRPMITLDHWVYPGWIADRGGWANASIVDQWMAYASAMVERYRGRQAYWITFNEPTIYLQQEIGNGGINPFLAPVMLDRLVRAHRRAFDLIHQRDPGAPVSSNVAFVPAAEFLMGLAFWDRVADKLDFIGIDYYYGLSLDNLTAVNAVNGELWKIDPQPDGIYHALRYYHAKRPGLPLYIIENGMPTDNGKARADGYTRSDHLRDHIYWLQRARADGMNVIGYNYWSITDNYEWGSYRPRFGLYTVDAATDPTLARRATDAVATYRQIATSGGVPSGYVPVKRQSICSLVNLLTSCLSPPQRP; translated from the coding sequence ATGGTTGCCAGGGTTGTGGGTTGTCTGGTCTTGATCGCGGCTCTATTACTCGGATCGTCCGCACCTGCGGCGGCCGGCCCGCCACCGTTGTCGGCTGACTTCCTGTGGGGTGTGGCCAGTTCCGGGTTCCAGTCCGAGGGCGCCGGCCCGGACAGCAACTGGCGGCGGTATGCCGCGGGCAAGGAGCCGTACCGCAACGGCGTCGACTTCCGGCATCGCTACGGCGAGGACATCACCAGGGCCGCCGAGATGGGCCTGAAGGTCTTCCGGTTCAGCATCGAGTGGGCCCGAGTCCAGCCGACTCCCACCAGCTGGGACGCGACCGAGCTGGCCTACTACGACGACGTCGTACGGCGGATCCAGGCGGCCGGGATGCGCCCGATGATCACGTTGGACCACTGGGTCTATCCCGGCTGGATCGCCGACCGTGGCGGTTGGGCGAACGCGTCGATCGTCGACCAGTGGATGGCTTACGCGAGCGCGATGGTCGAGCGCTACCGCGGCCGGCAGGCGTACTGGATCACCTTCAACGAGCCCACGATTTACCTGCAGCAGGAAATCGGTAATGGCGGCATCAATCCGTTCCTCGCGCCGGTGATGCTCGACCGGCTGGTCCGGGCACATCGGCGAGCGTTCGACCTGATCCACCAGCGCGACCCGGGTGCGCCGGTATCGAGCAATGTCGCGTTCGTTCCGGCCGCGGAATTCCTGATGGGGCTCGCATTCTGGGATCGAGTGGCCGACAAACTCGACTTCATCGGGATCGACTATTACTACGGGCTCAGCCTCGACAATCTGACCGCGGTCAATGCCGTCAATGGTGAACTCTGGAAGATCGATCCGCAGCCGGACGGGATCTATCACGCGCTGCGGTATTACCACGCCAAGCGCCCCGGGCTGCCGCTCTACATCATCGAAAACGGCATGCCGACGGACAACGGAAAAGCCCGCGCCGATGGGTACACCCGGTCCGATCATCTGCGTGACCACATCTACTGGCTGCAACGCGCACGCGCCGACGGCATGAACGTGATCGGCTACAACTACTGGAGCATCACCGACAACTACGAGTGGGGCAGTTACCGGCCGCGGTTCGGCCTCTACACCGTGGACGCCGCGACCGATCCGACGCTGGCCAGGCGAGCGACCGACGCCGTCGCGACGTACCGGCAGATCGCCACGAGCGGCGGCGTGCCAAGTGGCTACGTCCCGGTCAAACGGCAGTCGATCTGCTCACTGGTCAACCTGCTCACCAGTTGCCTCTCCCCACCGCAAAGGCCCTAG
- a CDS encoding GntR family transcriptional regulator translates to MTDISPLPASATAEVSVDRRLSRRQMLADDVYEAIKAMLMDHTIKPGARISIDGLARDFQVSSTPVREALARLESEGLADKEPLKGYRATPLLTLEEFDDLYAFRRLIEPWAARRAAELIDASGASQLRAELATAVEPTSADYAGYKSLTAHDSRFHSLVAGLSGSDQVRLAFQRTHCHLHIFRLHYDRATGPEVLVEHRQIVEAITSGDPDAAEQAMQRHLDTSMAQRLRKVYNA, encoded by the coding sequence ATGACCGATATCAGCCCATTACCCGCATCGGCGACTGCCGAGGTTTCGGTGGATCGGCGGTTGTCGCGACGCCAGATGCTCGCCGATGACGTCTATGAGGCGATCAAGGCGATGTTGATGGACCACACGATCAAGCCGGGCGCGCGGATCTCCATCGACGGTCTCGCGCGCGACTTCCAGGTCTCGTCCACGCCGGTGCGCGAGGCGCTGGCCCGACTCGAGTCCGAGGGCCTAGCCGACAAGGAACCACTCAAGGGCTATCGCGCGACCCCGCTGCTGACGCTCGAGGAGTTCGACGACCTGTACGCGTTCCGCCGGTTGATCGAGCCGTGGGCAGCCCGTCGCGCGGCCGAACTGATTGACGCCTCGGGCGCCTCGCAACTGCGGGCCGAGCTGGCCACGGCGGTCGAGCCCACATCAGCGGACTACGCGGGCTACAAGTCGTTGACCGCGCACGACAGCCGGTTCCACTCGCTGGTGGCCGGCCTGTCCGGTAGCGACCAAGTGCGCCTCGCCTTCCAGCGCACCCACTGCCACCTGCACATCTTCCGCCTGCACTACGACCGCGCCACCGGCCCCGAAGTCCTCGTCGAACACCGCCAAATCGTCGAAGCCATCACCTCCGGCGACCCGGATGCGGCCGAACAAGCCATGCAACGCCACCTCGACACCTCAATGGCCCAACGCCTCCGCAAGGTCTACAACGCCTAG
- a CDS encoding Gfo/Idh/MocA family protein, with protein MSLSIGLVGAGQFAPSFLRLWQAHPDVTDVRLTDVLPDRLAAMAEQQGISTTYQSFEEMLASDVDAIAIFTQRWLHGEMAIQALEAGKHVYSTVPMAIEADQIARIIELVRETGLTYMMGETSFYYPSSVYCREKLAKGEFGRVFYSEGDYVHDMDLGFYSAYQYSGGEKWKEVASFPPMLYPTHAVGNVLSVTGQHATHVSCIGVKDDRGDGVFDKEVSQFDNDFSNATALFKLADGGVMRTNEMRRVGYPSHIRESRLRVFGTEGSFEQLAETSVWQTKEGVEDVTDLLKSAPSGSLDDEDILHVDPALRDAFLSGLAPVHDQSRLPAEFTGLHNGHDGSHHFLADDFVRAVADKTVPPVNAWVAARYTLPGIIAHQSALQGGVQLEIPDHGDAPA; from the coding sequence ATGAGTCTCAGCATCGGTCTGGTCGGCGCCGGCCAATTCGCCCCTTCGTTCCTGCGCCTGTGGCAGGCACATCCCGACGTGACCGATGTCCGGCTCACCGACGTACTGCCCGATCGGCTCGCCGCGATGGCCGAGCAGCAGGGCATCTCCACGACGTACCAGTCGTTCGAGGAGATGCTCGCCTCGGATGTCGACGCGATCGCGATCTTCACCCAGCGCTGGTTGCACGGCGAGATGGCGATCCAGGCTCTCGAAGCCGGCAAGCACGTGTATTCGACCGTGCCGATGGCGATCGAGGCCGACCAGATCGCGCGCATCATCGAGCTGGTTCGCGAGACCGGGCTGACGTACATGATGGGCGAGACGAGCTTCTACTACCCCTCCTCGGTGTACTGCCGGGAGAAGCTGGCCAAGGGCGAGTTCGGCCGGGTCTTCTACTCCGAGGGCGATTACGTGCACGACATGGACCTCGGCTTCTACTCCGCCTACCAGTACAGCGGTGGCGAGAAGTGGAAGGAGGTCGCGAGCTTCCCGCCGATGCTCTACCCGACCCACGCCGTCGGCAACGTGCTTTCGGTGACCGGGCAGCACGCCACGCACGTCTCGTGCATTGGCGTGAAGGATGACCGTGGCGATGGCGTGTTCGACAAAGAGGTCAGCCAGTTCGACAACGACTTCTCCAACGCGACGGCCTTGTTCAAGCTGGCGGATGGCGGCGTGATGCGGACGAACGAGATGCGCCGGGTCGGTTATCCCTCGCACATCCGGGAGTCGCGCCTGCGTGTCTTCGGTACGGAGGGCAGCTTCGAGCAGCTCGCCGAGACCAGCGTTTGGCAGACCAAGGAAGGCGTCGAGGACGTCACCGATCTGCTGAAGTCGGCGCCCAGCGGCAGCCTCGACGACGAGGACATCCTGCACGTCGACCCGGCCCTGCGTGATGCGTTCCTGTCCGGGCTGGCGCCGGTGCATGATCAGAGTCGACTGCCGGCCGAGTTCACCGGCCTGCACAACGGGCACGACGGCTCGCACCACTTCCTGGCCGACGACTTCGTCCGTGCGGTCGCCGACAAGACCGTGCCCCCGGTCAACGCGTGGGTAGCCGCCCGCTACACCCTGCCCGGCATCATCGCCCACCAGTCCGCCCTGCAAGGCGGCGTCCAGCTCGAGATCCCCGACCACGGCGACGCGCCCGCCTGA
- a CDS encoding SGNH/GDSL hydrolase family protein: protein MRIARIARLLLVSAIGFAVLPANANPIRESAPANAVQAEQVEPFEGPVATYEVPSKPAEPAPASAEPEFAAPGYAVPQAVPAATAVARPLKVMPLGDSITYGVGSSIHVGYRLDLWKRLYTVGFAPNFIGSLRSGHMGDNNHEGHIGWRIDQVSANVTRFMALYQPDVVLLHIGTNDLAQNYDMAHAPQRLSLLIDKIRRARPTARIYVASLIAMKSSQAGVSTKRTAFNNAIPGIVQKKGPMVRFVPQHLVPAKDLSDQAHPNNCGYAKMAYIWYYALGRSSLNQSGKAWPTGYYPFGSAKGPCNP, encoded by the coding sequence ATGCGTATTGCCCGGATCGCCCGGCTATTACTTGTCTCGGCGATCGGTTTCGCCGTTCTGCCCGCCAACGCCAATCCCATAAGAGAATCCGCGCCCGCCAACGCCGTACAGGCTGAGCAGGTTGAACCCTTCGAAGGTCCCGTAGCGACGTACGAGGTCCCGAGCAAACCGGCCGAGCCGGCGCCGGCCAGCGCAGAGCCGGAATTCGCTGCGCCCGGGTACGCCGTACCGCAGGCTGTGCCGGCCGCGACGGCGGTCGCGCGGCCGTTGAAGGTGATGCCGTTGGGGGACTCGATCACGTATGGGGTCGGGAGCAGCATCCACGTCGGTTATCGGCTCGACCTGTGGAAGCGCCTCTATACGGTCGGATTCGCGCCGAACTTCATCGGAAGTCTGCGGAGCGGGCATATGGGCGACAACAACCACGAGGGCCATATCGGCTGGCGGATCGACCAGGTGTCGGCCAACGTCACCCGCTTCATGGCGTTGTACCAACCGGATGTCGTGCTGCTGCACATCGGTACGAACGATCTCGCGCAGAACTACGACATGGCGCACGCGCCGCAGCGGTTGTCCCTGCTGATCGACAAGATCCGGCGGGCCCGGCCGACCGCGCGGATCTACGTGGCGAGTCTGATCGCGATGAAGTCGTCGCAGGCGGGTGTCTCGACGAAGCGGACGGCGTTCAACAACGCGATCCCGGGGATTGTGCAGAAGAAGGGGCCGATGGTCCGGTTCGTGCCGCAGCACCTGGTACCGGCGAAGGACCTCTCGGATCAGGCGCATCCGAACAACTGCGGCTACGCCAAGATGGCCTACATCTGGTACTACGCCCTCGGCCGTTCCTCACTGAACCAGTCGGGCAAAGCCTGGCCGACCGGCTACTACCCCTTCGGCAGCGCGAAGGGCCCCTGCAACCCCTGA